A stretch of Vigna angularis cultivar LongXiaoDou No.4 chromosome 4, ASM1680809v1, whole genome shotgun sequence DNA encodes these proteins:
- the LOC108332008 gene encoding TITAN-like protein isoform X1, which produces MQQKSEFEFCKACNINHDQGLRHKYFPNHKKSLSSFLSRFRKKLSDVRFFLNAPIPLDPQLASRNRFWCVFCDQDVHEHSSSFACANAIRHLASAQHVKNLRHLFWKYGAAGNQLDAFMFSDDDVTKWERKCEARKDEASEGSRRTVVGPSNDDHIHNQLTSGNSDSFEKNVYSHSVNSYPSNPVLPLQSYTNEYQISSSGLSGIANVATSSETCPDSKPFALPDLLVERRSHSLPHDGRQWSSNGYSGHKQTIKSHSVVTSLGRDNGRMVSGESIHEGVQLITQISSVPTESADKKVYSEAPPPWIDTTEAVQMHSNSNKLGKSKMLNPNRVGAAWVGKRKIEMEKEKRGETKRNGCDANWLPNFGRVWQSGSRRESRKEFEREKQLQNLNVEAESKMAIKIQPYVSKRMRMDCQGDNGSG; this is translated from the exons ATGCAGCAGAAAAGCGAGTTCGAGTTCTGCAAAGCGTGCAACATAAACCACGACCAAGGTCTCCGCCACAAGTACTTCCCTAACCACAAGAAATCCCTTTCCAGCTTCCTATCCCGCTTCCGTAAAAAACTCTCCGACGTTCGCTTCTTCCTCAACGCCCCTATCCCTCTCGATCCCCAACTCGCTTCTCGCAATCGCTTCTGGTGTGTCTTCTGCGACCAAGACGTCCACGAACACTCCAGTTCCTTTGCCTG CGCTAATGCGATTCGCCACCTCGCCAGTGCCCAACACGTGAAGAATTTGAGGCATTTATTCTGGAAATACGGCGCTGCCGGGAATCAATTGGACGCGTTTATGTTTTCCGATGATGATGTGACTAAG TGGGAGAGGAAGTGCGAGGCGCGAAAGGATGAAGCGAGTGAGGGAAGTCGCAGAACGGTGGTGGGTCCTTCAAATGATGATCATATCCATAATCAACTCACCAGTGGAAATAGTGATAGTtttgagaaaaatgtttattCCCATTCTGTGAATTCGTATCCTTCAAATCCTGTTTTGCCTTTACAAAGCTATACAAATGAGTATCAGATATCTAGTTCAGGACTTTCTGGAATCGCGAATGTTGCTACCTCGTCGGAAACGTGCCCTGATTCAAAACCGTTTGCTTTGCCAGATCTTTTGG TTGAAAGGAGAAGCCATTCTCTCCCTCATGATGGTAGACAATGGTCAAGTAATGGTTACTCCGGTCATAAACAG ACTATCAAAAGTCATTCGGTGGTAACTTCATTG GGGCGTGACAATGGTAGAATGGTCAGTGGTGAAAGCATTCATGAGG GTGTACAATTGATCACTCAGATTTCTTCTGTGCCTACTGAAAGTGCTGATAAAAAAGTTTATTCTGAAGCACCTCCACCATGGATTGACACAACTGAGGCAGTTCAGATGCATTCTAATTCAAACAAGTTGGGGAAGTCCAAAATGTTGAATCCAAATCGGGTAGGAGCAGCTTGGGTTGGAAAGAGAAAGATTGAAATGGAGAAGGAAAAAAGGGGAGAGACAAAAAGGAATGGGTGTGATGCCAACTGGCTTCCTAATTTTGGTAGAGTCTGGCAATCTGGTAGCAGAAGAGAATCCAGAAAAGAGTTTGAGAGGGAGAAACAGTTACAGAACTTAAATGTTGAAGCAGAGTCTAAGATGGCAATCAAGATACAGCCTTATGTAAGCAAAAGAATG CGGATGGATTGTCAGGGTGATAATGGAAGCGGATGA
- the LOC108329887 gene encoding acetolactate synthase 3, chloroplastic gives MYPQLTMAATASRTPFSACSSYSAFPKRIVRSNIPLSHPTLTKPSHAHPLAISCSHPKPPAATPTAVVVSPPAAEPFLSRFAPCEPRKGADILVEALERQDVTTVFAYPGGASMEIHQALTRAPAIRNVLPRHEQGGVFAAEGYARSSGKPGVCIATSGPGATNLVSGLADAMMDSVPVVAITGQVPRRMIGTDAFQETPIVEVSRSITKHNYLILDVDDIPRVVSEAFFVATSGRPGPVLIDVPKDVQQQLAVPNWDLPDKLPGYAARLPKPPSDAQLEQIVRLILEAQKPVLYVGGGSLNSSAELKRFVELTGIPVASTLMGLGTFPMGHEHSLQMLGMHGTVYANYAVDKSDLLLAFGVRFDDRVTGKLEAFASRAKIVHIDIDSAEIGKNKQPHVSVCGDLKLALQGINRILEDIGVKGKLDLGAWRADINMQKEKFPLSYKKFADGISPQHAIEVLDELTNGDAIVSTGVGQHQMWAAQFYKYKRPRQWLTSGGLGAMGFGLPAAIGAAVANPGALVVDIDGDGSFIMNIQELATIRVENLPVKILLLNNQHLGMVVQWEDRFYKANRAHTYLGDPSRENEIFPNMLKFADACGIPGERVTKKEELRRAIQKMLDTPGPYLLEVIVPHQEHVLPMIPSNGSFKDVITEGDGRTRY, from the coding sequence ATGTACCCTCAGTTAACAATGGCGGCCACCGCGTCCAGAACTCCATTTTCTGCTTGTTCCTCGTACTCGGCCTTCCCCAAACGCATTGTCAGATCCAACATCCCTCTCTCTCACCCAACCCTTACCAAACCCTCTCACGCTCACCCTCTCGCAATCTCATGCTCCCACCCCAAGCCTCCCGCAGCCACACCAACAGCTGTCGTCGTGTCGCCACCGGCCGCCGAGCCCTTCCTCTCGCGTTTCGCGCCATGTGAGCCGCGCAAGGGCGCGGACATCCTCGTGGAGGCGCTGGAGCGGCAGGACGTCACCACGGTCTTCGCGTACCCCGGCGGCGCGTCGATGGAAATCCACCAGGCGCTAACGCGTGCTCCGGCCATTCGCAACGTGCTCCCGCGCCACGAGCAGGGCGGCGTGTTCGCGGCCGAGGGCTACGCGCGGTCGTCTGGGAAACCCGGCGTGTGTATCGCCACCTCCGGTCCTGGCGCCACGAACCTGGTGAGCGGCCTAGCAGACGCGATGATGGACAGCGTACCGGTGGTGGCCATTACCGGGCAGGTCCCGCGGCGGATGATCGGCACTGACGCTTTCCAGGAAACCCCCATCGTGGAAGTTTCCAGATCCATCACCAAACACAACTACCTCATCCTCGACGTCGACGATATTCCGCGGGTCGTCAGCGAGGCCTTCTTCGTCGCCACTTCTGGCCGTCCCGGCCCAGTCCTGATTGACGTTCCCAAAGACGTTCAGCAGCAACTGGCAGTTCCTAATTGGGACCTTCCCGATAAGCTCCCCGGGTACGCCGCCAGGCTGCCCAAGCCCCCCAGCGATGCCCAGTTGGAACAGATTGTCAGACTCATACTGGAGGCCCAGAAGCCCGTTTTGTATGTGGGAGGTGGCTCTTTGAACTCCAGCGCCGAGCTGAAGCGATTTGTGGAACTCACCGGAATTCCTGTTGCCAGCACTTTAATGGGCCTTGGAACTTTCCCCATGGGCCACGAACATTCCCTTCAAATGTTGGGGATGCATGGTACTGTTTATGCCAACTACGCCgttgataaaagtgatttgTTGCTTGCCTTTGGGGTGAGGTTTGACGACCGTGTCACCGGGAAGCTGGAGGCATTTGCTAGTAGGGCTAAGATTGTTCACATTGATATTGATTCCGCTGAGATTGGGAAGAATAAGCAGCCACACGTATCGGTTTGTGGGGATTTGAAGTTGGCATTACAGGGTATTAATAGGATTTTGGAGGATATAGGGGTGAAGGGTAAGCTAGATCTTGGAGCTTGGAGAGCAGATATTAATATGCAGAAAGAGAAGTTTCCTTTGAGTTATAAGAAGTTTGCTGATGGGATTTCTCCTCAGCACGCAATTGAGGTTCTTGATGAGTTAACAAATGGAGATGCTATTGTTAGCACTGGGGTAGGGCAGCATCAAATGTGGGCTGCACAATTCTACAAGTACAAGAGGCCTAGACAGTGGTTGACTTCAGGGGGTCTTGGAGCTATGGGTTTTGGATTGCCTGCGGCTATTGGTGCTGCTGTAGCGAACCCTGGTGCTTTGGTTGTCGACATTGATGGAGATGGGAGTTTCATAATGAATATTCAGGAGTTGGCGACTATAAGAGTGGAGAATCTCCCTGTTAAGATATTGTTGTTGAATAATCAGCACTTGGGTATGGTGGTTCAGTGGGAGGATCGGTTCTACAAGGCCAACAGAGCACACACGTATCTGGGAGATCCCTCGAGGGAGAATGAGATATTCCCGAACATGCTAAAGTTTGCAGATGCTTGTGGGATACCCGGGGAGCGTGTGACGAAGAAGGAAGAGCTTAGACGGGCAATTCAGAAAATGCTGGACACTCCCGGCCCCTATCTTCTTGAGGTCATAGTGCCTCATCAGGAACACGTGCTGCCGATGATTCCCAGTAATGGATCCTTCAAGGATGTGATTACTGAGGGTGATGGCAGAACAAGGTACTGA
- the LOC108332008 gene encoding TITAN-like protein isoform X2, translated as MQQKSEFEFCKACNINHDQGLRHKYFPNHKKSLSSFLSRFRKKLSDVRFFLNAPIPLDPQLASRNRFWCVFCDQDVHEHSSSFACAQHVKNLRHLFWKYGAAGNQLDAFMFSDDDVTKWERKCEARKDEASEGSRRTVVGPSNDDHIHNQLTSGNSDSFEKNVYSHSVNSYPSNPVLPLQSYTNEYQISSSGLSGIANVATSSETCPDSKPFALPDLLVERRSHSLPHDGRQWSSNGYSGHKQTIKSHSVVTSLGRDNGRMVSGESIHEGVQLITQISSVPTESADKKVYSEAPPPWIDTTEAVQMHSNSNKLGKSKMLNPNRVGAAWVGKRKIEMEKEKRGETKRNGCDANWLPNFGRVWQSGSRRESRKEFEREKQLQNLNVEAESKMAIKIQPYVSKRMRMDCQGDNGSG; from the exons ATGCAGCAGAAAAGCGAGTTCGAGTTCTGCAAAGCGTGCAACATAAACCACGACCAAGGTCTCCGCCACAAGTACTTCCCTAACCACAAGAAATCCCTTTCCAGCTTCCTATCCCGCTTCCGTAAAAAACTCTCCGACGTTCGCTTCTTCCTCAACGCCCCTATCCCTCTCGATCCCCAACTCGCTTCTCGCAATCGCTTCTGGTGTGTCTTCTGCGACCAAGACGTCCACGAACACTCCAGTTCCTTTGCCTG TGCCCAACACGTGAAGAATTTGAGGCATTTATTCTGGAAATACGGCGCTGCCGGGAATCAATTGGACGCGTTTATGTTTTCCGATGATGATGTGACTAAG TGGGAGAGGAAGTGCGAGGCGCGAAAGGATGAAGCGAGTGAGGGAAGTCGCAGAACGGTGGTGGGTCCTTCAAATGATGATCATATCCATAATCAACTCACCAGTGGAAATAGTGATAGTtttgagaaaaatgtttattCCCATTCTGTGAATTCGTATCCTTCAAATCCTGTTTTGCCTTTACAAAGCTATACAAATGAGTATCAGATATCTAGTTCAGGACTTTCTGGAATCGCGAATGTTGCTACCTCGTCGGAAACGTGCCCTGATTCAAAACCGTTTGCTTTGCCAGATCTTTTGG TTGAAAGGAGAAGCCATTCTCTCCCTCATGATGGTAGACAATGGTCAAGTAATGGTTACTCCGGTCATAAACAG ACTATCAAAAGTCATTCGGTGGTAACTTCATTG GGGCGTGACAATGGTAGAATGGTCAGTGGTGAAAGCATTCATGAGG GTGTACAATTGATCACTCAGATTTCTTCTGTGCCTACTGAAAGTGCTGATAAAAAAGTTTATTCTGAAGCACCTCCACCATGGATTGACACAACTGAGGCAGTTCAGATGCATTCTAATTCAAACAAGTTGGGGAAGTCCAAAATGTTGAATCCAAATCGGGTAGGAGCAGCTTGGGTTGGAAAGAGAAAGATTGAAATGGAGAAGGAAAAAAGGGGAGAGACAAAAAGGAATGGGTGTGATGCCAACTGGCTTCCTAATTTTGGTAGAGTCTGGCAATCTGGTAGCAGAAGAGAATCCAGAAAAGAGTTTGAGAGGGAGAAACAGTTACAGAACTTAAATGTTGAAGCAGAGTCTAAGATGGCAATCAAGATACAGCCTTATGTAAGCAAAAGAATG CGGATGGATTGTCAGGGTGATAATGGAAGCGGATGA
- the LOC108330269 gene encoding uncharacterized protein LOC108330269, whose translation MGNKTIEIDMSHELTCKTTTTTLFVCHRDICEIVIGNDLLSTTVLQLWNLYLHHLCIERRNATIYDPIVIQSVGNKSEEVQKKYLIEMFEKAGKEVYLAPYMHKSLEAHSRLQSVPSISRKKMQIITPNCRRQLDSYECEYYVMKHMHTIICANITESWNKIFNDSSPMEVADIKDIRRN comes from the exons ATGGGGAATAAAACTATTGAGATAGATATGTCTCATGAACTCACATGCAAGACTACTACCACCACTTTATTTGTATGTCATAGAGATATTTGTGAAATTGTCATTGGAAATGATCTCCTCTCTACAACAGTTCTACAACTTTGGAATTT GTATTTGCATCACCTTTGCATTGAGAGAAGGAATGCTACTATCTATGATCCTATTGTAATTCAAAGTGTAGGAAATAAATCAGAAGAGGTGCAAAAAAAGTACTTGATAGAAATGTTTGAAAAAGCTGGTAAAGAGGTCTATTTAGCACCTTACATGCATAA GTCTTTAGAAGCTCATTCAAGGTTGCAGAGTGTTCCATCTATTTCTAGGAAGAAGATGCAAATAATCACACCTAAT TGTCGACGTCAGTTGGACAGCTATGAGTGTGAGTATTATGTAATGAAACACATGCATACCATTATTTGTGCAAACATTACTGAATCATGGAATAAG aTCTTTAATGATTCATCTCCCATGGAAGTTGCAGACATTAAAGACATTAGAAGGAACTga
- the LOC108332008 gene encoding TITAN-like protein isoform X4 — MQQKSEFEFCKACNINHDQGLRHKYFPNHKKSLSSFLSRFRKKLSDVRFFLNAPIPLDPQLASRNRFWCVFCDQDVHEHSSSFACAQHVKNLRHLFWKYGAAGNQLDAFMFSDDDVTKWERKCEARKDEASEGSRRTVVGPSNDDHIHNQLTSGNSDSFEKNVYSHSVNSYPSNPVLPLQSYTNEYQISSSGLSGIANVATSSETCPDSKPFALPDLLVERRSHSLPHDGRQWSSNGYSGHKQGRDNGRMVSGESIHEGVQLITQISSVPTESADKKVYSEAPPPWIDTTEAVQMHSNSNKLGKSKMLNPNRVGAAWVGKRKIEMEKEKRGETKRNGCDANWLPNFGRVWQSGSRRESRKEFEREKQLQNLNVEAESKMAIKIQPYVSKRMRMDCQGDNGSG; from the exons ATGCAGCAGAAAAGCGAGTTCGAGTTCTGCAAAGCGTGCAACATAAACCACGACCAAGGTCTCCGCCACAAGTACTTCCCTAACCACAAGAAATCCCTTTCCAGCTTCCTATCCCGCTTCCGTAAAAAACTCTCCGACGTTCGCTTCTTCCTCAACGCCCCTATCCCTCTCGATCCCCAACTCGCTTCTCGCAATCGCTTCTGGTGTGTCTTCTGCGACCAAGACGTCCACGAACACTCCAGTTCCTTTGCCTG TGCCCAACACGTGAAGAATTTGAGGCATTTATTCTGGAAATACGGCGCTGCCGGGAATCAATTGGACGCGTTTATGTTTTCCGATGATGATGTGACTAAG TGGGAGAGGAAGTGCGAGGCGCGAAAGGATGAAGCGAGTGAGGGAAGTCGCAGAACGGTGGTGGGTCCTTCAAATGATGATCATATCCATAATCAACTCACCAGTGGAAATAGTGATAGTtttgagaaaaatgtttattCCCATTCTGTGAATTCGTATCCTTCAAATCCTGTTTTGCCTTTACAAAGCTATACAAATGAGTATCAGATATCTAGTTCAGGACTTTCTGGAATCGCGAATGTTGCTACCTCGTCGGAAACGTGCCCTGATTCAAAACCGTTTGCTTTGCCAGATCTTTTGG TTGAAAGGAGAAGCCATTCTCTCCCTCATGATGGTAGACAATGGTCAAGTAATGGTTACTCCGGTCATAAACAG GGGCGTGACAATGGTAGAATGGTCAGTGGTGAAAGCATTCATGAGG GTGTACAATTGATCACTCAGATTTCTTCTGTGCCTACTGAAAGTGCTGATAAAAAAGTTTATTCTGAAGCACCTCCACCATGGATTGACACAACTGAGGCAGTTCAGATGCATTCTAATTCAAACAAGTTGGGGAAGTCCAAAATGTTGAATCCAAATCGGGTAGGAGCAGCTTGGGTTGGAAAGAGAAAGATTGAAATGGAGAAGGAAAAAAGGGGAGAGACAAAAAGGAATGGGTGTGATGCCAACTGGCTTCCTAATTTTGGTAGAGTCTGGCAATCTGGTAGCAGAAGAGAATCCAGAAAAGAGTTTGAGAGGGAGAAACAGTTACAGAACTTAAATGTTGAAGCAGAGTCTAAGATGGCAATCAAGATACAGCCTTATGTAAGCAAAAGAATG CGGATGGATTGTCAGGGTGATAATGGAAGCGGATGA
- the LOC108331221 gene encoding uncharacterized protein LOC108331221 yields the protein MGTNRQQHEISEGGSEVQYQEIVENEEKGPTHRLITESCKSNSMVVKKRQTLIPAHIIAEAISTIPDLDIRWSGPITPKEMEYVEQYVLAKYPEYSGVMEGDGNGIDLSSFIIYEEPSEPMMDDRGKSPRESSTYLFGSNLPEMDRAKIQLEPSRLLDILNKKSSFPGSFISIPEIQARNKILKHYGLPDEEYLVLFTPSYKDAMMLVGESYPFLKGNYYMTILDQEEDYIREFASFKESKVISAPKTWLDLRISGSQLSQNFRRRCKISSKGLFSYPVDANGTMHWISEAHRNNWHVLLDASAVVVGKDRLHLLALHRPDFVICCPDNTHSNPSRITCLIVRKKSFENSAASSQVVE from the exons ATGGGAACTAACCGGCAGCAGCATGAAATTTCAGAAGGAGGGTCTGAG GTTCAATATCAAGAGATAGTAGAAAATGAAGAGAAAGGTCCAACACACAGATTAATAACTGAGAGCTGCAAATCAAACAGCATGGTTGTAAAG AAACGGCAAACGTTGATTCCTGCTCACATCATAGCTGAAGCCATATCAACTATCCCTGATCTTGACATTAGATGGTCAGGTCCAATCACACCAAAAGAAATGGAATATGTTGAACAATATGTGCTAGCAAAGTATCCAGAATATTCAGGCGTCATGGAAGGAGATGGAAATGGGATAGACTTGTCTAGCTTTATCATCTATGAGGAGCCATCAGAACCCATGATGGATGATAGGGGCAAGTCACCAAGAGAGTCTTCTACATATTTGTTTGGCAGTAATCTTCCTGAAATGGATAGGGCCAAGATCCAGTTGGAGCCATCAAGATTACTTGACATTCTCAACAAGAAATCCTCATTTCCTGGAAGTTTCATCTCTATCCCAGAAATCCAAGCTCGTAATAAGATTCTGAAGCATTATGGGTTGCCTGATGAAGAGTACCTTGTTCTCTTCACTCCAAGCTACAAGGATGCTATGATGCTGGTGGGAGAAAGTTACCCTTTTCTTAAGGGAAACTACTACATGACAATTCTTGACCAGGAAGAAGACTATATCAGGGAATTTGCTTCTTTTAAGGAGTCCAAGGTGATCTCAGCACCCAAGACTTGGCTGGATTTGAGGATCAGCGGGTCTCAGCTGAGTCAAAACTTTAGGAGGAGGTGTAAGATCAGCTCAAAAGGCTTATTCTCTTACCCAGTTGATGCAAATGGAACAATGCATTGGATTTCTGAGGCTCATAGGAACAACTGGCATGTTCTTCTTGATGCATCTGCTGTGGTAGTGGGAAAGGATAGGCTGCATCTTCTTGCACTTCACCGACCAGACTTTGTCATCTGTTGTCCTGACAACACTCATTCCAACCCTTCAAGAATCACTTGCCTCATAGTGAGAAAGAAATCATTTGAGAACTCAGCTGCTTCATCTCAGGTAGTTGAGTGA
- the LOC108332008 gene encoding TITAN-like protein isoform X3 produces MQQKSEFEFCKACNINHDQGLRHKYFPNHKKSLSSFLSRFRKKLSDVRFFLNAPIPLDPQLASRNRFWCVFCDQDVHEHSSSFACANAIRHLASAQHVKNLRHLFWKYGAAGNQLDAFMFSDDDVTKWERKCEARKDEASEGSRRTVVGPSNDDHIHNQLTSGNSDSFEKNVYSHSVNSYPSNPVLPLQSYTNEYQISSSGLSGIANVATSSETCPDSKPFALPDLLVERRSHSLPHDGRQWSSNGYSGHKQGRDNGRMVSGESIHEGVQLITQISSVPTESADKKVYSEAPPPWIDTTEAVQMHSNSNKLGKSKMLNPNRVGAAWVGKRKIEMEKEKRGETKRNGCDANWLPNFGRVWQSGSRRESRKEFEREKQLQNLNVEAESKMAIKIQPYVSKRMRMDCQGDNGSG; encoded by the exons ATGCAGCAGAAAAGCGAGTTCGAGTTCTGCAAAGCGTGCAACATAAACCACGACCAAGGTCTCCGCCACAAGTACTTCCCTAACCACAAGAAATCCCTTTCCAGCTTCCTATCCCGCTTCCGTAAAAAACTCTCCGACGTTCGCTTCTTCCTCAACGCCCCTATCCCTCTCGATCCCCAACTCGCTTCTCGCAATCGCTTCTGGTGTGTCTTCTGCGACCAAGACGTCCACGAACACTCCAGTTCCTTTGCCTG CGCTAATGCGATTCGCCACCTCGCCAGTGCCCAACACGTGAAGAATTTGAGGCATTTATTCTGGAAATACGGCGCTGCCGGGAATCAATTGGACGCGTTTATGTTTTCCGATGATGATGTGACTAAG TGGGAGAGGAAGTGCGAGGCGCGAAAGGATGAAGCGAGTGAGGGAAGTCGCAGAACGGTGGTGGGTCCTTCAAATGATGATCATATCCATAATCAACTCACCAGTGGAAATAGTGATAGTtttgagaaaaatgtttattCCCATTCTGTGAATTCGTATCCTTCAAATCCTGTTTTGCCTTTACAAAGCTATACAAATGAGTATCAGATATCTAGTTCAGGACTTTCTGGAATCGCGAATGTTGCTACCTCGTCGGAAACGTGCCCTGATTCAAAACCGTTTGCTTTGCCAGATCTTTTGG TTGAAAGGAGAAGCCATTCTCTCCCTCATGATGGTAGACAATGGTCAAGTAATGGTTACTCCGGTCATAAACAG GGGCGTGACAATGGTAGAATGGTCAGTGGTGAAAGCATTCATGAGG GTGTACAATTGATCACTCAGATTTCTTCTGTGCCTACTGAAAGTGCTGATAAAAAAGTTTATTCTGAAGCACCTCCACCATGGATTGACACAACTGAGGCAGTTCAGATGCATTCTAATTCAAACAAGTTGGGGAAGTCCAAAATGTTGAATCCAAATCGGGTAGGAGCAGCTTGGGTTGGAAAGAGAAAGATTGAAATGGAGAAGGAAAAAAGGGGAGAGACAAAAAGGAATGGGTGTGATGCCAACTGGCTTCCTAATTTTGGTAGAGTCTGGCAATCTGGTAGCAGAAGAGAATCCAGAAAAGAGTTTGAGAGGGAGAAACAGTTACAGAACTTAAATGTTGAAGCAGAGTCTAAGATGGCAATCAAGATACAGCCTTATGTAAGCAAAAGAATG CGGATGGATTGTCAGGGTGATAATGGAAGCGGATGA
- the LOC108332081 gene encoding amino-acid permease BAT1 homolog, protein MDSAEKRLNELGYKQELRREMTMFKTLAISFSTMTLFTGITPLYGSSLQYAGPATLVWGWIVVSFFTWFVGIAMAEICSSFPTTGSLYFWAAHLAGPKWGPFSSWCCAWLETIGLIAGIGTQAYAGSQTLQSIILLSTGTNKGGGYFAPKWLFLCMYIGLTVIWAVLNTFALEVIALIDIVSIWWQVIGGLVIVIMLPLVALSTKSASFVFTHLELAPESTGISSKPYAAILSFLVSQYSLYGYDAAAHLTEETKGADKNGPIAILGSIGIISVFGWAYILALTFSIQDFGYLYDRNNETAGAFVPAQILYDAFHGRYHNSAGAIILLFVIWGSFFFGGLSITTSAARVVYALSRDKGVPFSHLWRQLHPKYKVPSNAVWLCAAICILLGLPILKVNVVFTAITSICTIGWVGGYAVPIFARLVMSEKNFKPGPFYLGKARRPVCLVAFLWICYTCSVFLLPTLYPIAWDTFNYAPVALGVGLGLIMLWWLLDARKWFKGPVRNIDIQNDKV, encoded by the exons ATGGATTCAGCAGAGAAAAGGCTCAATGAGCTTGGCTACAAGCAAGAACTGAGAAGAGAAATG ACTATGTTCAAAACTCTGGCCATATCATTTTCCACAATGACCCTTTTCACTGGAATTACACCTCTCTATGGTTCTAGTCTTCAATATGCTGGCCCTGCAACTCTTGTATGGGGATGGATAGTGGTTTCTTTCTTCACTTGGTTCGTTGGGATTGCAATGGCTGAGATATGCTCATCGTTCCCG ACGACTGGTTCTCTGTACTTTTGGGCGGCTCATTTAGCTGGTCCAAAATGGGGACCATTTTCTTCATGGTGCTGTGCTTGGCTTGAGACCATAGGCCTTATAGCTGGGATAGGGACTCAG GCATATGCAGGATCACAAACTTTGCAGAGCATAATCCTACTCTCAACAGGCACAAACAAAGGTGGAGGGTACTTTGCCCCAAAATGGCTCTTCTTATGTATGTACATTGGCCTTACTGTTATATGGGCAGTTCTAAACACTTTTGCTTTGGAAGTGATTGCCTTGATTGATATAGTTTCAATATGGTGGCAG GTTATTGGTGGATTGGTGATAGTCATAATGTTACCTCTGGTAGCACTAAGCACGAAATCTGCTTCATTTGTATTCACACACTTAGAATTAGCCCCTGAATCAACAGGAATATCAAGCAAACCGTATGCTGCTATTCTATCATTTCTTGTCAGCCAGTATTCTCTGTATGGCTATGATGCTGCAGCACATCTAACCGAAGAAACTAAAGGTGCAGACAAAAATGGTCCTATTGCAATACTAGGTAGTATTGGGATCATTTCAGTATTTGGATGGGCCTACATCTTGGCACTTACATTCAGCATTCAG GATTTTGGCTACCTTTATGATCGAAACAATGAGACTGCTGGAGCATTCGTTCCAGCACAAATACTCTATGATGCATTCCATGGAAGATATCACAATTCTGCTGGAGCAATCATCCTACTATTTGTCATTTGGGGTTCATTCTTTTTTGGTGGGCTTTCAATTACTACAAGTGCTGCCAGAGTG GTTTATGCTTTGTCAAGAGACAAGGGAGTTCCCTTTTCCCACTTATGGAGGCAACTGCATCCAAAGTACAAGGTTCCTTCAAACGCAGTGTGGCTCTGTGCGGCAATCTGCATTCTTCTTGGTCTCCCAATTTTGAAGGTCAATGTAGTTTTCACTGCTATAACATCAATATGCACAATTGGATGGGTTGGTGGCTATGCAGTTCCTATCTTTGCAAGACTTGTGATGTCTGAGAAGAACTTTAAGCCTGGGCCATTTTATTTAGGCAAAGCAAGAAGACCAGTATGTCTGGTGGCATTTCTATGGATTTGTTACACATGTTCTGTATTCCTTTTGCCAACTCTGTACCCAATTGCTTGGGATACTTTCAATTATGCCCCAGTTGCTTTGGGGGTGGGTTTGGGTCTAATAATGCTTTGGTGGCTGTTAGATGCTAGGAAATGGTTCAAAGGGCCAGTCAGGAATATTGATATTCAAAATGACAAAGTGTAA